From a single Thermodesulfobacteriota bacterium genomic region:
- a CDS encoding tripartite tricarboxylate transporter substrate binding protein, giving the protein MKGRAFVTVLIVSLLILSAIGGALAQVPKPKDYPTRPIEVVVQYGAGGGSDIFVRSLMMPARAILRVPINVTNLTGGAGVKASTYVLSQPADGYTIYNFSPEQIINTIFGRENYKEFAPLCMVQQDQSIFYVRAESPFKTIQEVIKYAKENPGKLQFTGTTPASPDEVIIMLFAKKAGIKVKYIPFDSAPESHAAVLGGHIDVLHEEPGVIMSLLEAKKLRPLVVFTEKRLEKFPDVPTARELGYDITMGRWRGLAVKKGTPQEIIDYLADVLKRCSQDPNYKAIEKANLLDLRPGWKGPEEFGKFWDEEYVRYKEIFEELGYLKKK; this is encoded by the coding sequence ATGAAAGGAAGAGCGTTTGTTACCGTTTTGATCGTCAGCCTCCTGATCCTGTCAGCCATAGGAGGGGCTTTGGCTCAGGTCCCGAAACCCAAAGATTACCCCACGCGGCCGATCGAGGTGGTCGTCCAGTATGGGGCAGGGGGGGGAAGCGACATCTTCGTTCGAAGCTTGATGATGCCGGCCAGGGCCATCCTCCGGGTTCCCATCAACGTCACCAATCTCACCGGAGGGGCGGGGGTGAAGGCCTCCACCTATGTCCTCTCCCAGCCTGCGGATGGGTACACCATCTACAATTTCAGCCCTGAACAGATCATCAATACGATCTTCGGCCGTGAAAATTACAAGGAGTTTGCCCCCCTCTGCATGGTTCAGCAAGACCAGAGCATCTTCTATGTGAGGGCCGAGAGCCCCTTTAAAACCATCCAGGAGGTGATCAAATACGCCAAGGAGAACCCTGGAAAGCTCCAGTTCACCGGAACGACCCCGGCCAGCCCGGACGAGGTCATCATCATGCTCTTCGCCAAAAAGGCGGGCATCAAAGTGAAATACATCCCCTTCGACTCGGCCCCAGAGTCCCATGCGGCCGTCCTGGGAGGGCATATCGATGTTCTCCATGAAGAACCCGGGGTGATCATGTCCCTCCTTGAGGCAAAAAAATTGAGGCCCCTCGTCGTCTTCACGGAGAAGAGGCTCGAAAAATTCCCCGATGTCCCCACGGCGAGAGAGCTGGGATACGACATCACCATGGGGAGATGGAGAGGGCTCGCCGTGAAGAAAGGGACGCCCCAGGAGATCATCGACTATTTGGCGGATGTCCTGAAGAGATGCTCTCAGGATCCCAACTACAAGGCCATCGAAAAGGCCAACCTCCTCGATCTTCGACCAGGATGGAAAGGGCCGGAGGAGTTCGGAAAGTTCTGGGACGAAGAGTACGTGAGATATAAAGAGATCTTCGAAGAACTCGGATACCTGAAGAAGAAATAG
- a CDS encoding tripartite tricarboxylate transporter permease encodes MLDIWLGAIQNVFNPLTLLIIWGGVLLGVILGSVPGLNSTMGTALLIPFTFAMSPINGLALLSAVYCGGTYGGSISAILFNVPGAPEASATVFDGYEMAKKGKAAQALGFAVMCSCLGGLFSVVVMTLVSPLLARVALTFSQPEYFALAITALTLIASLGGRGMKKAAISGVFGLLMATVGIDPMTGDPRFTFGGKALIGGINFIPAIIGAFAVGEILARSETRLDTKEVFLEKVSTKLPKLKEILRMKWLVLRSALIGTWIGILPGVGATTAAFVGYAEAVRWSKNPEKFGTGIPEGIAAPETANNAATGGAMVPLLTLGIPGSATTAVIIGGFLVHGLQPGPMLFMNQPKLMYSIFLAMFLANILMLFAGLGVAKVFSNFRRIRYSILGPCIFIFAAIGSYGIRNDPTDLWIMFFFGVIGYFMKRYNYPIAPMIIGLVLGNLTEISLRRGMRMVDYDLSAFLFRPIAGIILAIALISILYSVIRKKPKIIEED; translated from the coding sequence ATGCTCGATATCTGGTTGGGAGCCATTCAGAATGTCTTCAATCCCCTGACCCTCCTGATCATCTGGGGCGGGGTCCTCCTCGGCGTCATCCTCGGATCGGTTCCGGGTCTCAACTCCACCATGGGAACGGCCCTCCTCATCCCCTTCACTTTCGCCATGAGCCCGATCAATGGCCTCGCCCTGCTGTCGGCCGTCTATTGTGGGGGGACTTACGGAGGCTCCATCTCGGCCATCCTTTTCAATGTCCCGGGAGCCCCCGAGGCCTCGGCCACGGTCTTCGACGGTTATGAGATGGCCAAAAAGGGCAAGGCCGCTCAGGCCCTCGGCTTTGCCGTCATGTGCTCCTGTCTCGGAGGGCTCTTCAGCGTGGTCGTCATGACGCTCGTCTCCCCCCTGTTGGCCAGGGTCGCCCTCACCTTCTCCCAGCCGGAGTATTTTGCCCTCGCCATCACCGCCCTCACCCTCATCGCCTCCCTCGGTGGAAGGGGGATGAAGAAGGCGGCCATCTCCGGTGTCTTCGGGCTTCTGATGGCGACCGTGGGGATCGACCCCATGACCGGTGATCCGAGGTTCACCTTCGGCGGAAAGGCCCTCATCGGAGGGATCAACTTCATCCCCGCCATCATCGGGGCCTTTGCGGTGGGCGAAATCCTCGCCAGATCCGAGACCCGTCTGGATACCAAGGAGGTCTTTCTCGAAAAGGTTTCGACCAAACTTCCCAAGCTCAAAGAAATCTTAAGGATGAAGTGGCTCGTCCTCCGGTCGGCCCTCATCGGGACGTGGATCGGCATCCTTCCGGGAGTGGGTGCGACCACCGCCGCCTTTGTGGGCTATGCCGAAGCGGTCCGGTGGTCCAAGAACCCTGAAAAGTTTGGAACGGGTATCCCGGAAGGCATCGCCGCTCCCGAGACGGCGAACAATGCGGCCACCGGAGGCGCGATGGTCCCCCTGCTGACCCTCGGCATCCCTGGAAGCGCCACCACAGCGGTCATCATCGGCGGCTTCCTCGTCCACGGGTTGCAACCCGGTCCCATGCTCTTCATGAACCAACCGAAGCTCATGTACTCCATCTTCTTGGCCATGTTTCTGGCCAACATCCTCATGCTCTTCGCCGGGCTCGGGGTGGCCAAGGTCTTTTCCAACTTCCGGAGGATCCGCTATTCGATCCTCGGCCCCTGCATCTTCATCTTCGCCGCCATCGGCTCCTATGGGATTCGAAACGACCCCACCGATCTCTGGATCATGTTCTTCTTCGGGGTGATCGGCTATTTCATGAAGAGGTATAACTATCCCATTGCGCCGATGATCATCGGCCTGGTCCTGGGCAATCTCACCGAAATTTCCTTGAGGAGGGGGATGAGGATGGTCGACTATGACCTGTCGGCCTTTCTCTTCCGACCCATCGCTGGGATCATCCTGGCCATCGCCCTGATCTCCATCCTCTACAGCGTGATCCGAAAAAAGCCGAAGATCATCGAAGAGGACTGA
- a CDS encoding tripartite tricarboxylate transporter TctB family protein produces the protein MILGELIISGVIFFGSLFLFFEAQKFEGHDVYAKLGPAYWPEFLLVCLMGLSLLVAVDALRQKRKGGEEAKGAPKWDKGKGRLLLAIGFIVLYFLLLKVVGFIALTPFFLIAFMYLLGERKKAWMIGVSLGMTVLIVYVFTKAMYVPLPRGTGIFLDFSHLFY, from the coding sequence ATGATACTCGGAGAACTGATCATCAGCGGGGTGATCTTCTTCGGCTCCCTCTTCCTCTTTTTCGAGGCCCAGAAATTTGAGGGACATGACGTCTATGCGAAACTCGGGCCGGCCTACTGGCCCGAGTTTCTCCTCGTCTGCCTCATGGGCCTGAGCCTCCTCGTGGCAGTGGATGCCCTTCGACAAAAGAGGAAGGGAGGGGAAGAGGCGAAAGGCGCCCCCAAATGGGATAAGGGCAAGGGGAGGCTCCTTCTGGCCATCGGATTCATCGTCCTCTACTTCCTCCTGTTGAAGGTGGTGGGGTTCATCGCCCTCACCCCCTTCTTTCTCATCGCCTTCATGTATCTCTTAGGAGAGAGGAAGAAGGCCTGGATGATCGGGGTCTCCCTCGGCATGACCGTCCTCATCGTCTACGTCTTTACCAAAGCGATGTACGTCCCCCTTCCCCGGGGCACAGGTATCTTTCTCGACTTCAGCCACCTCTTCTATTGA
- a CDS encoding GntR family transcriptional regulator, producing MENPKDKSRGNPALPARERVYSYLKSAILSGRLPPGHKLTEENLAKTLKVSRTPVREVLHKLEAEGLVKPRNKRGFFVAGDSREEVEELFEIRAILEGYALRIVSKRISDKELDQLNRFIQKAEEALKRGKIGEVFKWNTRFHDALHSMIGDKRQLLRLMVDIRKFVLRYRKDTLRYPDGGKRAVEGHRKVIMALQLRDPDLCERVMREHIREAKEDALLSLFGVS from the coding sequence ATGGAGAACCCCAAGGACAAATCGAGAGGGAACCCTGCCCTCCCTGCGAGGGAAAGGGTCTATTCCTATCTGAAATCGGCGATCCTTTCGGGCCGCCTCCCTCCCGGCCATAAACTGACCGAAGAAAACCTGGCAAAGACCCTCAAGGTGAGCCGGACGCCGGTGAGGGAAGTGCTCCATAAACTGGAGGCAGAGGGGCTGGTCAAACCCCGGAACAAGAGAGGATTTTTTGTGGCCGGTGACTCGCGAGAGGAGGTCGAGGAGCTCTTTGAGATCCGGGCCATCCTGGAAGGGTATGCCTTGAGGATCGTTTCGAAAAGGATATCCGATAAAGAGCTCGACCAACTCAACCGCTTCATCCAGAAAGCCGAAGAGGCCCTAAAAAGAGGGAAAATCGGAGAGGTCTTCAAGTGGAACACCCGGTTCCATGACGCCCTCCACTCGATGATTGGTGACAAGAGGCAACTTCTCCGGCTGATGGTCGACATCCGAAAGTTCGTCCTCCGATACCGGAAGGATACCCTGAGATATCCCGATGGTGGAAAGAGGGCGGTCGAGGGCCACCGAAAGGTCATCATGGCCCTTCAGTTGAGGGACCCCGATCTCTGTGAGCGGGTGATGAGGGAACACATCCGGGAGGCCAAAGAAGACGCCCTGTTATCCCTTTTTGGGGTGAGTTGA